The genomic region TAGACATCATTCCCTCAGTGCTATTGAGATTCTTGGAACAGCCAGGCATGACAAAGTATTCCAACTGCTGTGCATGACATATGAGTCAGGTGAAATGCCTATAGAATAcatgaaaaaaaagtaataattcaaGTTCCAAAATGGCAGATGCTGACACATGTGTATGTTACTGAAGCAttagtttaatgagtcatggttgcaaaataatgacaagGACTGTTTAAAAAAGAATTGAGCAACTGGTAGAATCCAatcttgtggaagatcagtttgtattccacaGATTTATAGGAAAATACAAGTAAGGaagttacatgttccgtagataatttaaatgatttcttttatcgaaatgatgtggaatgagttagtTTACAGTGCATGTATAGATGATGAGTGTTAATTTAAACAAACACAtcttgtcctactcatgcaactacatttaaaaacaaagggttttttttcttttacaggttGCCAGTTTTTAATCAGGAATTCCAATACTTTAGGTAAAAACAGCAATACTGAACTGATGACCCACCATAGAAGACAGAATGGATAATGGCAAAGCTACATTTATaatgtttgtagatttagagaaagcttacgATAATATTGTGCTGTACACTTCTCTGAAATTTTGAACCTAGCAGGGATAAAACAAGCTCACAGGCAGCAAGgtgctatctacaatttgtacagcagcTGGACTGCAATTGCAAGAACTGGACATAAAAGGGAATCGGCATTagttgagaagggagggagacgGGGTTGTGGACTGTCCTCAATGTATTCAGCCTGTAGATTgaggaagaagtaaaggaaaccgaGGGGATATTTGGATaaggaattgaagtccagggagaaaaaataaaaactttgaggtttggaagatcagttgaatggaagttTGCTGATAGCAGGCTATAAAATTAATATAATCATAAGTGAAACAGTAGTAACAGAATGTAATCAGATTAATTCAGCTGAGGacaagggaattagattacgaaatgtgaCACTAAAAATAGTTGATGAACTTTGAtaattaggcagcaaaataactgatgatagcagaattagagaagacataaaatggtgACTAGCAATACaagaaagtatttttgaaaatgaagaatTCATTAAcattacataaatttaaatgttaggtaaagtttactgaaggtatttttctggagtgtagtccTCCACAGAAGTGAAACACAGTGGATAAGGTGTtcggacaagaatagaagcttttgaaatatgatgctacagaagaatgctgaagattagatgaacaaGTTGAATAACTAATAAAGATGTACTAAATCatattagggagaaaagaaatttatggcacaaattgacaagaagaacggattGGTTGATAGAAAACATGCTAAGATGTCAGTGAATCATCTACCTGTCAAATAGACAGGAGTTGCAGTAGCTAGTTGgatatgaagaggattgcacaggacagACTTGCATTACACCAGTATTCAAACTGAAGATTGCAACTACAATAACTTGCATTTTGCTCTCTACTTGTGCCTTCAATGGCAAATTAGTAAATTAGGATCATAGACCCAACGTTTCTAGTCATATGGTCCCTAGAAGAAACTTTTGATGTATTTTTGTGAACCTTTGTGATGACCAGGAGAGCCAAGGATTCTTGTAGTTCATGACAAGCACTATCCATGGTGCACAATGAGGATGTAAATTAGTGCTGGTGCACTGTCTtctggaaaataattaattatgaTAAATACTGTGTGATTATAGAGGAATGTATGCAAATACTGTAATGAACCACTTTCAGCATCCCAGTTTTGTTCTCTAGCTGAATatgtctgttctctctctctctgtctatttttCCCAAAGTTTTTGCTAGCCTCCTCTTTTACACATAATCTGTGCGCCTATCTTGATCGGTTTTAACATTTGAATAGGTTTCTTGTCAGCTACTTTCACAAATCTCTTTTCACTGACCTGCCATAGCCCATCCATTAGAGGAGTCATTATGCTCTCAAGTTTCATTGATTAACTTTTATTAGTCCTTTCTTTATAACAACAGCTGGTTTGTCTCAAGCTCTATCTTTTTTTATACCCTTCGTGGTACACTTTTTATTTACCTTCTGTAATTGTGATTTTCAGTTAGTGTATATAAAAAGGCAAGGTACTTCAAAGAGGGATAAACAGCACAGTTTCTCTCATTTACAGGCATCACCACCTGACACACGGCCtgtttcagaagaagaagaagatgatgatgacgatgaagaaaTCCTGGACAACTTTAATGAATATAAAAACAATTTGGGGCTGGTGTGTCACAGTTGCAATGAGACATTTCCAAATCGGCAGCAGTTTAGACAGCATCTGAAAATTCATCCTGATGCtaaaatgatgaaatgtaaataTTGTGGCAAAGGCTTTGAAAAACCCAGTCAGATGAGACTGCATATTCGGATTCACACTGGATCGAAGCCATTTCAGTGTGACGTGTGTGGTATGAGGTTTGCTGCAAAAAGTTCACTCACTAAACACAGAAAAACTCATACAAAAGACAAGTCAGTGTCGTATGCTTGTGACGTGTGCAATAAATCCTTTAGTCGAAAGGAGTACGTGACAGAACACTTACGAACTCACACTGGCAGTAAACCGTACGAATGCTCCATATGTCGTAAAGCGTTTGTCGGAAGGACAGGTCTCAATcaccataaaaaaattcacacaGACAACAATTCTAGGAAAAGTACTGTGTGTGAGATATGTGGTAAAAACTTTACACGTCACGCACTGTGGACACACATGAAATCGCACAATAAAACTCATCGTTGTGAACTTTgtggtaacttattttcaactaaaACTGCTCTAAAAATACATATTGCTGGCTCTCACTTAGGTCATATGAGCCACCAGTGTGATATCTGTGGAAAAGGTTTCATGCAGAAGAACCACTTGCTACGGCATATGGACACACATATAAGAGAAGGTCAAGATGAAGACAAATTTTCATGTGACAGCTGTGAAAAGAagtacaaaactgaagaaaaactgaATTCTCACAGAATTCGTGAGCATTCTAAACCTGGTGAACGCCCCTACTCGTGTAATATATGTAACAAGAAGTTTTCAGGTCGCAGCACAGTGATTTACCATCGGCGAACGCACACTGGTGAACAACCACACGAGTGCACCACTTGCGGCAAAACCTTTACTCGCCCCGACGCACTGCGACAGCACACACGTTCCCACACAAATGAACGGAAGTTTAGCTGTTCGGTATGTAACAAGAAATGTTCCAGCAGAGATACGCTAAACGAGCACCTCCGGTCCCACGAGGGCACAGAAGACAAAGGTGATACCACTAACGCTGATAACGTTCCATCTGACGAATGTGAGAAAGTATGTTCATTAGACAGAGACCAGTGTTCACATTCCACACTGCACACATCCTCGAGACCCCATCGCTGCAACATTTGCCGAAAATCATTTCGTTACCGTGACAGTTTAGTTAAGCATACCCAGATACACTCGTCAGTTAGCCTACAGTTACCAGGAGCAAATGAATTACCCAGTCTATTTTCATTTCATATGTGTGAGCAATCGTACACTCAGGACTGTGATGAAGAAACTCAGAAAAACACGAGTTTTTGCACTGTAACTGAATTGTTAAACCACAATGGAGCACAAGAATTAAGTGTCTCTTCAGCAAACGTAACTGATAGCAGTCTTGTTTCTGAACTGAAAAATACTGCTTCGGGATCAGTAGCAACGCGGAGGCCGTTCAGTATAACTATTGATGGAAATCTGTGCTGCAATTCTGATGTTTTGTTACCTACTGATGATAGTATTGTAGCATTAGTGCCTGCTCTTTCACAAGAAGTGTCTGATCCCATTGCAAAAGTCCCACACAATGACAAAGATCAGAGCACTGCAATTACAGAACAAACTCCTGCAGTTCCAACAACAGACAGTGATAATGTACCACAATCGGAGCCGTGTTTTTCGACAATACTTTCAAAGTCGTTTGAACTCCAGGCCATCTGATGTTTGATAGACATTTTCTTCGGGGCATAAAAAATGACTGTAGACTTGAAATTATTCTTTTTGTAACTTTCTATAAAACGTTTTCAGAGTACACTGTTATGCTCTCAAATTTTATTTCACCTGTAATAATCTCCCAAAGTACATAGTGGCAGTAATACACAAACTACTCAACAAAGTACAGTACAGCTTTTAACACATTCTTTATTAAAATCAAAGCATAAAAAGTAACCCTACTTaagtgtaccactgaaaagattgtCTTTTTCTCTTACTCAATCAAACAGTATCAGCCATGTACCATTTACTGCAAAAGTTACAACTTCAGAGCAAAAGGAGTGCACCGATGTGCGCATCTGAAGGTTATCTGAAGAGTTTGTAAAACACAAGAAATGCTCTGGAAGACCAGGTGAGGCACTTCTGGTTAGCTGCCGGCAAGAAAACTGCTCTCAGAGGGTAAGAGCCAACACTGAAATGCAGACCCAcagacaattttaatctgtcagaacaTTTCATTAAATGTACACTCACCACTGCAAGGTACCAACTCTCACTGTACAAGCTCCTGTAATGAGTGTGAGACGCTGGGCAAAAATCAACGGTTCAAATCCAAATGCCACCATCCCaacttaggttttccgcgatttccctaaatcgctccaggcaaatacaaggatggttcctttgaaagggcacagatgatttccttccccatctttgaatcACTCCGAGCTTGcaatccatctctaatgacctcaatgtcaatgGGGTGTTAAATCCTGATCTTTCTTCCACAAATAACTGTGAAGCACACAGCAGAGGGTGCGTCCCACTGTGCCATGTATTCTGTAGCCGTTCATGCTACcctccattttatatgttctgtatcccctgttagtcttatatTGTACGGTATCACCCACTCGAGCAAGATTCCGAGTGTTACGTGAGCAATCTCCTATAAGACTGACTAcatttttccagtattctaccaacaggcCAGACTCTGCCACTTTCTTTAcctaa from Schistocerca cancellata isolate TAMUIC-IGC-003103 chromosome 7, iqSchCanc2.1, whole genome shotgun sequence harbors:
- the LOC126092190 gene encoding GDNF-inducible zinc finger protein 1-like isoform X1, with amino-acid sequence MCSTDDKSVQKLVVTNHCGHIINTLKTFCTDGILTNVTFVTGTTKICAHLPIIQCFSSHILDCLCDEVYSVYISDTRIDSHSLKLVIDYFYTGVLVAPNELKSQFDNSAKFFDINFVAARKDVKQEGIYYTLPNYPETILQELWDSRIDPSKCDVIFLTSGYVQLQAHSCILGACSSYLLHIFQEHRKEKQKPFLFVLPNVTEDDLQIVLEFCYKGFVVISNENSRSVYKTAKLLGVENLCEKLSSAFPYVLEVMQKVVNSREQSRIRTSFGACEESGIVRNPLQDLFYSLLQCGNLVDVSIYVENSKLEAHLLILSIFSTLFRNITSKLKDKLSHTIVLISGLRIQHIQAFIDYIYRGEAEFPGSVSDFCKFMSEWLDFDLLPVCEKNSVTTQYDNTDSDTVHETSSGENVTNIYSTEKTIFSENEDTAEGKASPPDTRPVSEEEEDDDDDEEILDNFNEYKNNLGLVCHSCNETFPNRQQFRQHLKIHPDAKMMKCKYCGKGFEKPSQMRLHIRIHTGSKPFQCDVCGMRFAAKSSLTKHRKTHTKDKSVSYACDVCNKSFSRKEYVTEHLRTHTGSKPYECSICRKAFVGRTGLNHHKKIHTDNNSRKSTVCEICGKNFTRHALWTHMKSHNKTHRCELCGNLFSTKTALKIHIAGSHLGHMSHQCDICGKGFMQKNHLLRHMDTHIREGQDEDKFSCDSCEKKYKTEEKLNSHRIREHSKPGERPYSCNICNKKFSGRSTVIYHRRTHTGEQPHECTTCGKTFTRPDALRQHTRSHTNERKFSCSVCNKKCSSRDTLNEHLRSHEGTEDKGDTTNADNVPSDECEKVCSLDRDQCSHSTLHTSSRPHRCNICRKSFRYRDSLVKHTQIHSSVSLQLPGANELPSLFSFHMCEQSYTQDCDEETQKNTSFCTVTELLNHNGAQELSVSSANVTDSSLVSELKNTASGSVATRRPFSITIDGNLCCNSDVLLPTDDSIVALVPALSQEVSDPIAKVPHNDKDQSTAITEQTPAVPTTDSDNVPQSEPCFSTILSKSFELQAI